The genomic stretch TCCGCGTAGCTGCGGCCAATCGCGCCTTCTTCGTCCACTTCATCGATGATCACTTTCATGGTGCTGCCAATGCGTTTTTGCAGCTTCGCTGCGCTGATTTCTTGTTGAACCAGCATGAAACGATCAAAACGCTCTTGCTTCACTTCTTCCGAAATCTGATCGTCAATGTCGTTTGCAGCCGCGCCTTCTACTGGCGAATATTTGAAACAGCCCACGCGATCCAATTGCGCTTCTTTTAGCCACTCTAGCAGCATCTCGAAATCTTCATCCGTCTCGCCTGGGAAACCAACGATAAAGGTTGAGCGAATCACCAACTCAGGACAGATCTCACGCCATTTTTTGATTTGATCGAGCGTGCGTTCCGCACGGCCAGGGCGCTTCATCGCTTTGAGTACGTTCGGGCTGGCGTGCTGGAATGGAATATCCAAGTAAGGCAAGATTTTTCCTTCCGCCATCAGCGGGATCAGATCATCAACGTGTGGATAGGGATAAACGTAGTGCAAGCGCACCCAAATGCCCATTTTGCCCAGCTCTTCACTCAGCGCTTTGATGTTTTGACGCACAGGTGAACCGTTAGCAAAACCAAGGCTGTGCTTGCTGTCCACACCGTAGGCACTGGTGTCTTGGCTGATCACCAATAGCTCTTTCACCCCTGCGTTTTTCAGGCGTTCGGCTTCACTGAGGATTTCTCCCACCGGGCGGCTGACCAAGTCACCACGCATCGACGGGATGATGCAGAAGGTACAACGGTGGTTGCAGCCTTCCGATATTTTTAGGTACGCATAGTGTTTTGGCGTCAGCTTCACGCCGTGATCAGG from Vibrio vulnificus NBRC 15645 = ATCC 27562 encodes the following:
- the rimO gene encoding 30S ribosomal protein S12 methylthiotransferase RimO; this encodes MTVQTFTPNQTTTLDTAKKTIEQQSQELTPSGGNKIGFVSLGCPKNLVDSERILTQLRTEGYDIVNSYHDSDVVIVNTCGFIDSAVQESLDTIGEALKENGKVIVTGCLGAREDEIREVHPGVLGITGPHAYENVLEHVHQFAPKPEHNPFTSLVPDHGVKLTPKHYAYLKISEGCNHRCTFCIIPSMRGDLVSRPVGEILSEAERLKNAGVKELLVISQDTSAYGVDSKHSLGFANGSPVRQNIKALSEELGKMGIWVRLHYVYPYPHVDDLIPLMAEGKILPYLDIPFQHASPNVLKAMKRPGRAERTLDQIKKWREICPELVIRSTFIVGFPGETDEDFEMLLEWLKEAQLDRVGCFKYSPVEGAAANDIDDQISEEVKQERFDRFMLVQQEISAAKLQKRIGSTMKVIIDEVDEEGAIGRSYADAPEIDGLVYLNGETSLKAGELVDVLIEHADEYDLWGALVRA